In a genomic window of Aquarana catesbeiana isolate 2022-GZ unplaced genomic scaffold, ASM4218655v1 unanchor9, whole genome shotgun sequence:
- the LOC141124020 gene encoding putative deoxyribonuclease TATDN3, translating into MEGGAGGWGGACAVRVHAELETDRCLEVLARGAGMELNGGMVDCHCHLSAAEFNQDIDNILQEARTAGVRALVAVAEHAAEFEKLIQLSRRNAGLVFPCLGVHPVQTETSEQQRSATLQDLEDALPLFELYKDELVAIGEVGLDFTPRIASTDDQKEEQRQVFIRQIELAKHLGLPLNVHSRSAGRPTINLLKEQGTVSCLIISTRGDLLKNNMAPVCISVSQSPVITKNAITVFPWITSKIGSKKIPNSKKELVPKKRVYKINNNDKYNS; encoded by the exons ATGGAGGGCGGTGCTGGTGGCTGGggaggcgcatgcgcagtgagagtCCATGCTGAGCTGGAGACTGACAGATGTCTGGAAGTTCTTGCTCGGGGAGCCGGGATGGAGCTGAATGGGGGGATGGTGGACTGTCACTGTCACCTGTCTGCTGCAGAATTTAATCAG GACATCGATAACATTTTGCAAGAAGCAAGAACA GCTGGGGTCCGGGCTCTAGTGGCGGTGGCAGAGCATGCTGCAGAATTCGAAAAATTAATTCAGCTTTCTAGAAG GAATGCGGGACTGGTATTTCCATGTTTAGGAGTGCACCCAGTGCAAACGGAAACCTCAGAGCAACAACGCAGTGCCACCCTTCAG GACTTAGAAGATGCTTTGCCTTTATTTGAGCTCTACAAGGATGAATTGGTTGCAATTGGTGAG GTTGGCCTGGATTTCACTCCCCGGATCGCCAGCACAGATGATCAGAAGGAAGAGCAGCGTCAGGTGTTCATCAGACAGATTGAACTGGCCAAACACCTAGGACTACCACT AAATGTTCACTCCCGATCAGCAGGAAGGCCGACTATAAATCTTTTGAAGGAACAAGGTACAGTGTCTTGTTTAATTATTTCAACacgtggagatttactaaaaaataACATGGCTCCTGTGTGCATATCAGTATCACAGAGCCCTGTGATAACTAAAAATGCAATAACAGTATTCCCTTGGATTACGAGCAAAATTGGTTCCAAAaaaattccaaattccaaaaaAGAATTGGTTCcaaaaaaaagggtgtataaaataaataataatgataaatataatagttaa